The Bradyrhizobium sp. CCBAU 051011 DNA segment CCGGCGCAGCGGCGAATCCGGCGATGTCACCTGGCTGGCGCGCCTTGAGCTGAACAGGTCCGGCGTGACGGTTTGCGCCAGGCCTTCGGTTCCCGACAGCGCCGTCAGCGCAAGGCACAGCAAGGCAGCGCGGAGAGTGCGCGCGCGGCTGCTCCGGCCCGTTACTGGCCCCGGCATCACGATGGAATATACTCCAACAAAAACAGCTACTTACTCGACGCCTTCCGCGGGCTCGCGGAACATGTCGTTAATGGAGTTAAAACAATTATGGTTAATGGGTCGTTGAGAGCTCTGCGGCGCGCGTCGCATCGCCAGACGGGCCATGCTATGGAGGGCTTTGGGGCGCGGCCCCTCCTCCCTGGAACTGACATGGCCCATTCGAATCCGCTGATGGCAAAATCATCCGGCACCGACTTCGCTGACTCCGCCGTTCAGTCGGCCTTGCGCACGCTCGATGCCGAGGGCAGCGGGATCGCCGCGCTCACAGCGGCGCTGCAATCCGATCTGCGCGCCCCCTTCACCGCCGCCGCCGACCTGATCCGCAACGCCAAGGGACGGCTGATCGTCACCGGGCTTGGCAAATCAGGCCATATCGGCCGCAAGATCGCCGCGACCTTTGCCTCCACCGGCACGCCGGCGTTCTTCGTTCATGCCGCCGAGGCCAGCCACGGCGATCTCGGCATGATCACCGCCGACGACGTCATCCTGGCGCTGTCCTGGTCCGGCGAGCAGCCGGAGATGAAGAATCTGATCAGTTATGCCGCCCGGTTTCGGATTTCCGTGATCGCGATGACGGCGGAGAGGGAATCCTCTCTAGCCAAGGCGGCCGACATCGCGCTGACGCTGCCGAAGGCGCGCGAGGCCTGTCCGCATAATCTGGCGCCGACCACCTCCTCGCTGATGATGCTCGCGCTCGGCGATACGCTGGCGATCGCGCTCCTGGAAGGCCGCGGCTTCACCTCGACCGATTTCAGCGTGCTGCATCCCGGCGGCAAGCTGGGTGCGATGCTCAAATATACCGGCGACCTCATGCATTCCGGCGACGCGGTGCCGCTGAAGCCGCTCGGCACCAGCATGTCCGAGGCACTGGTCGAGATGACTTCGAAGGGTTTTGGCTGCGTCGGCATCATCGACGCGCGCGGACATATTGTCGGCATCGTCACCGACGGCGATTTGCGCCGCCACATGGGGCCCGATCTGATGACGGCCACCGTCGACGAGGTGATGACTCGCAATCCGAAGACGATCGACCGCGACGTGCTGGCCGGCGAGGCGCTGGAGATCCTCAACTCCTCGAAGATCACGACGCTGATCGTCACCGATGCCAACAAGCCGGTCGGCATCGTGCATCTGCACGATTTTCTGCGCGCGGGCGTGGCGTAGGCTCGATCTCTCCACGTCATTGCGAGCGAAGCGAAGCAATCCATAGCTCTGCAAGCGGAGAGATGGATTGCTTCGTCGCTTTCGCTCCTCGCAATGACGACTAACGCGGAAATCTTGCCGCGCTCTCCTCCAGCGGCAGCGCCAGTCCGTTGGCGAGATACGACACCGTGCGATAGAATCCGCACAGCAGGATGATCTCGAATATTTTTGCCTCGTCGTAATGCGCCGACAGCGCCGCGAATTCCGCGTCATCGAGCGTAGCCCGCTGGTGCAGCGCATCGACGGCGGCGATCAGCGCCTGTTCTGCCGCCGACCAACAGCCAGCATCGGCATCGCCAAGCACGGTGGCGCGGACCTGTTCCTCCGTCAGCCGTGCGGCTTCCGCGAAGGCCGTGACATGCACGCCCCATTCATATTCGCATCCCGTCCGCGCGCAGGTGCGGTCGATGACGATCTCGCGCTCCCGCAGGGAGAGCGGGCCGCGGTCCAGCAGGCTGCCGGCGCGGAATTTCTCCCAGGCGCGGGCATTGCCGGCGATGACGCGAAACAGCATCAGCGGCGGCGAGCCGCGCATGATGCGATCGAACTGCTGCTGGATCTCCGGTGCGTAAGGCGGCTCGAGCGGCGCGATGCGCGGCGCAGTCTGGGACACGGCCAACTCCTGTGCTACAAATAACGTAGCAATACGCTACATTATTTGTAGCGGCGCGCAAGAGGGTCCGCATGCCGAAACCACCCGCCAGCACGAAACAACGCGCCGTTCGCGGCTCCAGAACCGGCCGCCCCATCATGGCCCTGCTCGATCTGCTCGGCCGCCGCTGGACCTTGCGGATCGTCTGGGAACTGCGCGACGGCCCGTTGACCTCGCGCGCGCTCCGCACCGCCTGCGACGACGCCTCGCCGACGGTGATGCAGGCCCGGCTGTCGGAGTTGCGCGAGGCCGGCCTCGTCGAACTTCTGCCCGGCGATGGTTATCGCCTCACTCCGCTCGGCAGGGAGCTGATGGAAAGCTTCCTGCCGCTCCATCGCTTCGCCGAACGCTGGAGCAAGCAAACCGCAACTTAGGCCGCCGCCACCGTCAGGCTGGCCCCATCTGCCCGCACCACCTTGACCCTGCTGCCGGCCGGCGCGTCGGGGCCGGCGACGCGCCAGATCGTGTCGTCGATCCGCACCGTGCCGGTCCCGTCGACGATCGGCTTCTCCAGCGTGAATTCGCGGCCGATCAGCGCCTCGGTCCGCCTGTTGAGAAACGGGCTGCTCAGGTTGCTGCTTCCGGCGCTGCGCGCAAAATATCGCCATGCCGGCACGGCGGCGATCGCGAATATCGCGAACATCAGCAATTGCGTCTGCCAGGTCGGATTGAACGCAAACGACACCAGCCCGACCAACAGCGCCGCGAGCCCGAGCCAGAACATGAAAACACCCGGCGCGAGCAATTCCAGCGCCATCAGGAGGAAGCCGAAGATCAGCCAGTTCCAGGTGCCCAGGGTAGAAAACATCTCGGCCATGACACGAACCTCTAATCAACAGAATGAACTTCCGGATCGATGCTCACCGCTGCGGCGTGACCGGCGGCGGCGTCGGACCGGTGTTCGGCACCGAGGACGTCCGTCGCGCGGCGGCTGCCGCGGAGGCCGCGCTTTCGCCGAAGGTCGCCTTGGCGATCTCGCCGATGCCGGCAAGCGATCCCAAAATGCTCATCGCTTCGATCGGCAGCATGATGATCTTCTGGTTCGGCGAATCCGCAAGCTGCCCGAACGCCTTGATATACTTGTCGGCGATAAAATAGTTCAGCGCGGCGACGTCGCCCTTGGCGATGGCCTCGGAGACCATCTGTGTCGCCTTGGCCTCGGCCTCCGCGGAACGTTCGCGCGCCTCGGCGTCGCGGAACGCGGCCTCCTTGCGACCTTCGGCCTGCAAAATCTGCCCCTGCTTGGCGCCTTCCGCGCGCAGGATTTCCGACTGGCGCTGCCCTTCCGCCTGCAGGATGTCGGCGCGCTTGACGCGCTCGGCCTTCATCTGCCGGCCCATCGCTTCCACCAGATCGGCCGGCGGCACGATGTCTTTGATCTCGATGCGGTTGACCTTCAGCCCCCACGGTGACACCGCGGCGTCGACAACGCGCAGCAGCCGCTCGTTGATCTCGTCGCGATGCGACAGCACCTGGTCGAGATCCATCGAGCCCATCACGGAGCGGATGTTGGTCATGGTCAGCACGATGATCGCCTGTTCGAGATTGGCGACCTCATAGCTTGCCTTTGCCGCGTCGAACACCTGGAAGAAGGCGACGCCGTCGACCGTCACGGTCGCGTTGTCCTTGGTGATCACTTCCTGCTCGGGAATGTTGATCACCTGCTCCATCATGTTCATCTTGCGGCCGACGCGATCGAAATAAGGCACGATCAGGTTCAGTCCCGGCGACAGCGTGCGGGTGTATTTGCCGAACCGCTCGATGGTCCAGTCATAGCCCTGCGGCACCGTCTTGACCCCGCGAACAGCGTGACAATGACGAGCAGAACAAGGGCAATCGCGAAAATATCGAAACCAGTCATAAAGTCCTCCAAGGGCCGGCAAGGTGAGCGTTGCCGGGCGCGGTCTCTCATTTTTGTCAGCAAAGCCGCGGCGCCGGTTCAGACCGGCTGTTCTCGAGTCATGGCTATATAGCTGGGGAACAATTTGCCGACCACCAGATGTTATCGAGGGCCGAACGGCGGCAAGCTATGGGAAATTTTTCGGCAGGTTAAATCCACCCCTGAAGCTCGCGCAAAACGAGCTGGCGGATGACGTCCATGCCAGGCTCGCTGTCGTTGAGGCAGGGAATCGCGGAAAATTGCTCGCCGCCGTTGTGCTTGAAAATCTCGGCGTTTTCCTGCGCGATCTCCTCCAGCGTCTCCAGGCAATCGGCCGAGAAGCCGGGGGTCACGACGGCAATGCGCTTCACACCATCTTTCGCGAGTTTTTCGATGGTCTTGTCCGTATAGGGCTGCAGCCACTCGTCGTTGCCGAAACGCGATTGAAACGTAAGGATCAGTTTGGAGGCATCAAGCCCCATGCGCTTGCGCAGGGCCTCGGTCGTTGCGACGCACTGCGCCTGGTAGGGATCGCCCTTGTCGACATATTTCTGCGGCATGCCGTGGAACGATGCCACGATCAGTTCGGGCTGAAACGGCAGGCTAGCGAGATGTTCTGACATCGAGACGGCGAGCGCTTCGATGTAATCGGGATCGTCGTAGTAAGGCGGGCTCACCCGTAGCGTTGGCTGCGCGCGCATGCCGGCGAGCGCGCGAAACACCTCGTCGCACACGGTCGCCGAAGTCGCCGCGGAATATTGCGGATAGAGCGGCACCACCAGCAGGCGGTCGCAACCTTGCGCCGCCAGCACCTCGATGCGCGAGCGGATCGACGGATTGCCGTAACGCATCGCCCAATCGACCACGACGTGCTCGCGGTCCGAGATCGCCTCGCCAAGCTTTTCGGCCTGCGACCGGGTGATGGTCTTGAGCGGGGATTCGTCTCGCTCGGCGTTCCAGATCTTCCGGTAGTCGCGCGCCTTGCGGGCAGGACGCACGCGCAGGATGATGCCGTTGAGGATCAGCTTCCAGACGAGGCCCTGATCTTCGATCACGCGCGGATCGGACAAAAATTCCTTCAGATAAACCCGCACCCCCTTAGCATCGGCGGTATCGGGCGTGCCGAGATTGACCAGCAGCACGCCGATGCGTTGCGGCGGAGTTGCCGACGCCGGCTTCGCGTTGCCAAAGGGGACGACCACAGTCATGATTTCGATGGCTTCGCGCGTTGCACCATCCTTGTCAAGACAACCGCCGGTTCGGTACGCTTCCCGGATTGCCGCGGGGCGCGCGCGCGCCAGTGTGCGCGGGGAGAGGAACCATGACGATCGCCGAATGGTGCATTTTCGGAACGCTGCTGCTCTACCTGCTGACGATCGCCTCGGTCAAATGGGCCGCCCACGCACGTTTCGACAATGCCAAGCCGCGCGATCCTGCCTTCTACCAGGACCCGATCCGCGCCCGCGCGCTCGGCGCCCATCAGAACGGCATCGAGGCCTTTCCGTTCTTTGCCGTCGCCGTGCTGCTGGCGGAGTTTCGGCTGGGGCCGCAACGCCTGATCGACGAGCTCGCCATCCTCTTCGTGATCGTGCGGATCGCCTACGTCTTCACCTATCTCGGCAACCGCCCGACGCTGCGCTCGATCCTCTGGAGCCTGGGGTTTGCGATCAACATCGCGATTTTCTTTCTGCCGGCGATCAAGGGGTATCTGCCGGCGTAGGGGGGCTGGTGGTCATGCTGTGCTCGCAATGACGGGGAGACAGCGACGCAATACTCGACTGTCATCCCCGCGTATGCGGGGATCCAGTACGCTGCGGCTTCTCGACTCAATCACTGATGTCTCTGGAATACTGGATCACCCGCTTTCGCGGGTGATGACAACTGACTATGAGGATGCATTCTCGCGACGCTGATCGCCCGAGGTTTGTATTTTCTTCGTCGCCCTCTCCAATCAGAGCAACTGTGCTGGAAGTAGCCCGGTGATCGGCCGGCCTCAAGGCTGGCGCTGGCGCGCCCCCGCCTACGGCGGCTGCGGCCTTGACCCCGCCCGTTCACCGGTCTGTCGGCTTTGCAAGCGCTCGGTCGCGGAACCGATCGCGGTGGGCGCGCTCGTCAGCTCAACGCGTAACGGCTGGGATCCCATTTCTGCCGTCGTGCGATCATGGTGTTGAGGATGATGATCAGCTTGCGCATGCCGGCGATGATGGCAATCTTCGGCTCTTTTCCTTTGGCAATCAGGCGCTGATAGTAGGCCTTCAGCACGGGATTGTTCAGCGTGGCTGCGCCAACACAGGGCATGTAGATGGCGTTACGGACCCAGCGGCGGCCTCCCTTGATGTGGCGCTCGCCGCGGCGCTTTCCGCTGTCGTCGTCATAGGGGGCGACCCCGATCAAGGCCGCGGCGATCTTGTTGCTCACCTGACCAAGCTCCGGCATTCCTGCAAGGAGGTTTGCCGAACTCGTCTCGGCGAACCCCGGCACACTCTCGATGATCTCGGCGCGTTCCGCAAAATCCGGCATGGACTTGATTTTGGCGCAGATGGCGGCCTCGAGCTTGGCAATCTCGCAGGCCAGGTTCTTCAAGATGCGGGCATGCGCCTTCTGCACCAATCCCGGCGCGGCATGCTCGCTTTGGCTGACCAAGCGCATCCTAAAATCAATCAGGCTTAAGCGCGCCTTTACGAGTGCCTGCAGCTCCTCTTGTGCCGCATCGTGTTTCTGGCCCGGCGCATCGCTGAATGTCTCGGCGAACCAGGCAATCATCTCGGCATCGATCGTATCGTTCTTGGCCAGCCGTCCGGCTGATAGCGCGAAGCTGCGGACCCGTTTGGGGTCGACGATCCGAACTTCGATGCCGGCGTCGCGCAGCACCTTGGCCCAGGCACGCTCATAGCCGCCACTCGC contains these protein-coding regions:
- a CDS encoding helix-turn-helix domain-containing protein, which encodes MPKPPASTKQRAVRGSRTGRPIMALLDLLGRRWTLRIVWELRDGPLTSRALRTACDDASPTVMQARLSELREAGLVELLPGDGYRLTPLGRELMESFLPLHRFAERWSKQTAT
- a CDS encoding MAPEG family protein translates to MTIAEWCIFGTLLLYLLTIASVKWAAHARFDNAKPRDPAFYQDPIRARALGAHQNGIEAFPFFAVAVLLAEFRLGPQRLIDELAILFVIVRIAYVFTYLGNRPTLRSILWSLGFAINIAIFFLPAIKGYLPA
- a CDS encoding IS110 family transposase; its protein translation is MAQNAHVVVGIDVAKDKVDACIRALGLRQTLPSTTQGHRKLVAWLRKHQANKAVMEASGGYERAWAKVLRDAGIEVRIVDPKRVRSFALSAGRLAKNDTIDAEMIAWFAETFSDAPGQKHDAAQEELQALVKARLSLIDFRMRLVSQSEHAAPGLVQKAHARILKNLACEIAKLEAAICAKIKSMPDFAERAEIIESVPGFAETSSANLLAGMPELGQVSNKIAAALIGVAPYDDDSGKRRGERHIKGGRRWVRNAIYMPCVGAATLNNPVLKAYYQRLIAKGKEPKIAIIAGMRKLIIILNTMIARRQKWDPSRYALS
- a CDS encoding NfeD family protein, whose product is MAEMFSTLGTWNWLIFGFLLMALELLAPGVFMFWLGLAALLVGLVSFAFNPTWQTQLLMFAIFAIAAVPAWRYFARSAGSSNLSSPFLNRRTEALIGREFTLEKPIVDGTGTVRIDDTIWRVAGPDAPAGSRVKVVRADGASLTVAAA
- the hemH gene encoding ferrochelatase, translating into MTVVVPFGNAKPASATPPQRIGVLLVNLGTPDTADAKGVRVYLKEFLSDPRVIEDQGLVWKLILNGIILRVRPARKARDYRKIWNAERDESPLKTITRSQAEKLGEAISDREHVVVDWAMRYGNPSIRSRIEVLAAQGCDRLLVVPLYPQYSAATSATVCDEVFRALAGMRAQPTLRVSPPYYDDPDYIEALAVSMSEHLASLPFQPELIVASFHGMPQKYVDKGDPYQAQCVATTEALRKRMGLDASKLILTFQSRFGNDEWLQPYTDKTIEKLAKDGVKRIAVVTPGFSADCLETLEEIAQENAEIFKHNGGEQFSAIPCLNDSEPGMDVIRQLVLRELQGWI
- a CDS encoding SIS domain-containing protein gives rise to the protein MAHSNPLMAKSSGTDFADSAVQSALRTLDAEGSGIAALTAALQSDLRAPFTAAADLIRNAKGRLIVTGLGKSGHIGRKIAATFASTGTPAFFVHAAEASHGDLGMITADDVILALSWSGEQPEMKNLISYAARFRISVIAMTAERESSLAKAADIALTLPKAREACPHNLAPTTSSLMMLALGDTLAIALLEGRGFTSTDFSVLHPGGKLGAMLKYTGDLMHSGDAVPLKPLGTSMSEALVEMTSKGFGCVGIIDARGHIVGIVTDGDLRRHMGPDLMTATVDEVMTRNPKTIDRDVLAGEALEILNSSKITTLIVTDANKPVGIVHLHDFLRAGVA
- a CDS encoding carboxymuconolactone decarboxylase family protein, whose protein sequence is MSQTAPRIAPLEPPYAPEIQQQFDRIMRGSPPLMLFRVIAGNARAWEKFRAGSLLDRGPLSLREREIVIDRTCARTGCEYEWGVHVTAFAEAARLTEEQVRATVLGDADAGCWSAAEQALIAAVDALHQRATLDDAEFAALSAHYDEAKIFEIILLCGFYRTVSYLANGLALPLEESAARFPR